Sequence from the Malaciobacter pacificus genome:
TGATATGCCTCCAGGAACTGGTGATGCTCAATTAACTTTAGCTCAAAGTGTTCCAGTTGCAGCAGGAATTAATGTAACTACTCCACAACATGTAGCACTTGATGATTCAAGAAGAAGTTTAGATATGTTTAAAAAACTTCATATTCCAATTGCTGGTATTGTTGAAAATATGAGTGGATTTATTTGTCCATCATGTAATACAGAATCAGATATCTTTGGAATGGGAACTTGTGAAGAGTTAGCAAGCCAATACAATACTCAAGTATTAGGTAACTTACCAATTGAACCAGCTATTAGAGAAGGTGGAGATTCAGGAAAACCTGTAACTTATTTCAATCCTGAATCTGTATCTGCAAAAAGATATATGATGGCTGCTGAAAAATTAATTAACTTTATTGATAACCAAGATGAAGTTTCAAATGAAGCAATTCAACCTACTATGCCTGCAGGTGTTAGTGCATGTTCTACTGAAGGACAAAGAATTAAAGCTGAGCAAGAAGCTGCTAAAAAAAGTGGTGGAAGCTGTGGAACTGGATGTGGTTGTCACTAAGAATTGAATAAAAAAGTAGTTTATCTACTTTTTTATCCACATTTAAACTGCTTTAAATAAATATCTTCAATTTTTTCTTTTACTAATTTTTCTTTCCAATTGTGTCTTTTACAAAAATCTGAAATTTCTCTCTCTTTTTCTTCATCAGAACAGAAATAGTAAAGCTTTTTAACAAATGGTTTAGGTATATTTATTATTGCTTTTTCAAAATAGTTTTCTTTACACTCTTTAGAACAAAAAACTTTTGAAATAGGTATTTTTTTAGAGCAGTATTGACATTGATTTGACATTATAACTCCTTTTTGAAATTATATCTTTAAGATATTAAATGCAACTTAGTTGCATATTTTATTTGCTTCTAGAATTTTTTTCTTCTATTCCTGACATTCCAAATCTTCTAGCTAATTCTTGTTTTACTCTATCTGGACTAATATTTTTTGAAGCAAGTGCGACTAAAACATGATATGTGATATCAGCTGCTTCATAAATAGCTTCATCTGTATCATTGTCTTTTATTGCAAATGTAAACTCTCCAGCTTCTTCAACAATTTTTTTAAGCATAGAGTTTTCATTTCCATTTAGTAGTTTTGAAGTATATGATTTAGATGGGTCATCATTTTTTCTTTCACAAATCGTGTGATATAAAGTATCAATTACACCGTAAGTTGCTGTTGTGTTTATTTGTACTTTAGATACCTCTTCATTGGTATTAAGGTTTGTAAAGAAACATGATTTTCTACCCGTATGGCAAGCAACACCTTCTTGATTTACTTTTAGTAGTAATGTGTCATTATCACAGTCAAGTAACATCTCTACAATTTCTTGAGTATGGTTAGAACTTTCTCCTTTTTTCCATATTCTTTGTTTTGTTCTACTAAAATAGTGGGCATAGTTTGTTTCAATTGTAAGCTCTAAAGCTTCTTTATTCATATATGCAAGCATTAAAACTTCATTTGTAGTTGCATCTTGAGTAATAACTGGAATTAATCCATCAACTTTTTCCCAATCAATTTTATTTAATTGTTCCATTATAATCCTTAAAATTTTGTTCCCATATCTAGTTTTAATTTATCTATAGATTTTTGTTCTTTATTAACATCTACATTAACATCTATATCAATATCTTTTTTTCTTCTTTTCTCTTCTATCTCTTTATACTCTTCAACCTTTTGTTCGTATCTCATATTTTCATCATAAGATGTTTGCGGTTCAAGTTTAAGTTTTAATTCTTTATTATCTAAGTTAGAAGCATTTAAAATAAAAGTAGTTGCTAATGTAGAAATTAAAATTATTGTTTTCATAATATTATTTAAAAAGAGTAGAAAATCTACTCTTTCTAATTATTGATTAATAGCCGATGTTTTAGACTTGTCTTTAGTATCAACCCAAATATTTGGAGTTGAACCACCAGGAGTTAAGAAGATTTTAGCATCTTTATTCTCTCTTAGTGCATCATTAAATTTACCTTGAATTTGAATTTGTTGCATTTCAAGTAATTTAGGCGTTAAAGATTGTGCAATCTCTTTGTTTGCAGCAGCTTGTGCTTTAGCTTCAATTGTTACTGCATCTGCTCTACCTTGAGCTTCAATTCTGTTTTTATCAGCCTCACCTTGTGCAAGTGCAGCTTTTTTCTCTGCTTCTTGTTTAGCTCTTTCAACTTCGTATCTAACTCTTTGAGCTTCTTGGTTTGCTATTTGAACTCTTTCGATTTGATCTTTTATTTTTTCTGGTAATACAATTTCTCTTAATTGAACAGACTCAACAGATACTGGTCTACCTTCAAGTGCTTCAATTTGAGTTCTAATACCATTTTCAATCATAGTAGCAATTTCATTTCTTCTTGTTGGTAACTCTTCTGCATTAAATCCACCAACAACATTTCTTACAATATTTCTAACCACTGGGTTTACAATTTTATCTTCCCATGAAAGACCCCATGTAGCAATAGTTGCAGGAGCACCAGCTGCTGTTAATCTGTATTGAACAGTTAATTCAATTGAAACTGGTAAACCTCTTGCATCAAGAATATTAATTGCAGGATTTAATTTAATACTTTGATCAAATCCTCCACTTGTTTCAACTGATGCATAGTTAATTAATCTTACTTTAGTATCTACAACTATAACTTTTTGGAATACTGGTAAATAGAAATGAAAACCAGGAGTTAAAGGCGTTTCACTATATTTACCTGTAGTTGATTTAATACCAACTTGTCCAGATTCAATAATTGTAAATGGCTTAAAGATAAATAAAGCGGCAATTATAATTATAATTACATATAAGAAACCTGCTTTTTTACCAAAGTTTTTGAAAAATTCAGGTGGCTCAAAAGGAGGTTGGTAGTTACCACCACCTCCATTATTATTTGAACCCCCACCGTTGTTACCTTGTTGTCTTTTTTTAAAATAGTCGTTATCTATTGGCATATTTTCCCTTATATAAAAGTTTAAAATTCGTTAATAATATAACAGATTAGTTAACGTATGTTAAATGCTTAATATATTTTTCATTTTTACCTTGAACTACATCAAAGTATGCTGATTGAATCTTTTCAGTAACAGGTCCTCTTGAACCACATCCGATAACTCTTGCATCTACATCTCTAATTGGTGTAATTTCAGCAGCAGTTCCTGTAAAGAATGCTTCATCAGCGATATAAATCTCTTCTCTAGTAATTCTTCTTCTAACTACTTCAATACCCATATCTTTTGCTAAGTCAATAACAGTGGCTTGAGTGATTGATTCAAGTGAGTTATCATTTGGAGGAGTGATTAATATACCATCTCTAACAATGAAGAAACAAGCACCAGAAGCTTCAGCTATATAACCTTGATCATCTCTTAATAATGCTTCGTCATATCCAGCTTCAACTGCTTCAAATTTTGCCATTTGAGAGTTTAAGTAGTTTGCAACTGCTTTTGCTTTACCCATACCTGAAGTATTTGGAGTTCTTGTCATTGATGAGATTTTAACTCTTACACCCTTTTTAAGACCTTCATCTCCTAAATATGCACCCCATTCCCAAGCTGCACAAGAAACTTTTACTGGAGCTTCTTTGTGATATAGTCCCATAACTCCATAACCTAAGTAAACTAAAGGTCTAATGTATGCACCATTAAATAATTCATTTTTTTGTAATAATTCTACTTGTGCTTGATTTAATTCTTCTTCAGAAAATGGAACATTCATTAAAGTCATTTTTGCAGATCTAATTAATCTTTGAGTATGCTCATGTAGTTTAAAAATAGCACATCTTCCATCAACTGTTTTATATGCTTTTGTACCTTCAATTGCACCATTTCCATAGTGTAGTGTATGACTTAAAACATGTACATTAGCTTCATGCCAATTTACAAATTCTCCATCCATCCATATGTATTTTGCTTCAGTCATTTTATAAAATCCTGTTTTTAAAAATTTTTAGAGATTATTTTATCTAACAAATCTTTAAAATACACATTAAATACTTATATTGTTCAATTAACTTGTTAGTTTGTTTATGATATATTTACAAAATTTTTTAGGGAACTTTTATGAGAAATAATATTTTTTTACTTACTATACTATCTATTTT
This genomic interval carries:
- the hisIE gene encoding bifunctional phosphoribosyl-AMP cyclohydrolase/phosphoribosyl-ATP diphosphatase HisIE — its product is MEQLNKIDWEKVDGLIPVITQDATTNEVLMLAYMNKEALELTIETNYAHYFSRTKQRIWKKGESSNHTQEIVEMLLDCDNDTLLLKVNQEGVACHTGRKSCFFTNLNTNEEVSKVQINTTATYGVIDTLYHTICERKNDDPSKSYTSKLLNGNENSMLKKIVEEAGEFTFAIKDNDTDEAIYEAADITYHVLVALASKNISPDRVKQELARRFGMSGIEEKNSRSK
- a CDS encoding SPFH domain-containing protein, whose product is MPIDNDYFKKRQQGNNGGGSNNNGGGGNYQPPFEPPEFFKNFGKKAGFLYVIIIIIAALFIFKPFTIIESGQVGIKSTTGKYSETPLTPGFHFYLPVFQKVIVVDTKVRLINYASVETSGGFDQSIKLNPAINILDARGLPVSIELTVQYRLTAAGAPATIATWGLSWEDKIVNPVVRNIVRNVVGGFNAEELPTRRNEIATMIENGIRTQIEALEGRPVSVESVQLREIVLPEKIKDQIERVQIANQEAQRVRYEVERAKQEAEKKAALAQGEADKNRIEAQGRADAVTIEAKAQAAANKEIAQSLTPKLLEMQQIQIQGKFNDALRENKDAKIFLTPGGSTPNIWVDTKDKSKTSAINQ
- a CDS encoding branched-chain amino acid transaminase — encoded protein: MTEAKYIWMDGEFVNWHEANVHVLSHTLHYGNGAIEGTKAYKTVDGRCAIFKLHEHTQRLIRSAKMTLMNVPFSEEELNQAQVELLQKNELFNGAYIRPLVYLGYGVMGLYHKEAPVKVSCAAWEWGAYLGDEGLKKGVRVKISSMTRTPNTSGMGKAKAVANYLNSQMAKFEAVEAGYDEALLRDDQGYIAEASGACFFIVRDGILITPPNDNSLESITQATVIDLAKDMGIEVVRRRITREEIYIADEAFFTGTAAEITPIRDVDARVIGCGSRGPVTEKIQSAYFDVVQGKNEKYIKHLTYVN